The Proteus terrae subsp. cibarius genome contains the following window.
CATCACCCGCAATACTGCCAAGGATACCTTCTGCTTTGCCTAATGAGTCTAATAAACGTGCAATAAGTTGTGCCGCACCTGGACTCGTTCTTATCACCACAACAGAATGGTTATGATCGATATCGAGTACCAGATTTTTTAATGGGCTGCTTGCTGTTGGTACGCCAAGCTCAGTAGGAAGGCAATAGACCATTTCCATTTTGGCGTTACGGGTTCTTACTGCACCAAATTTTGTTAGCATACGAGAGATTTTGGACTGATTAATATTATCAAATCCAGCCTCTTGTAATGCAGTCACAATCTCGCCTTGTGAACTGAATTTTTCTTCTTTCAGCAGGGCTTTAAACGCTTTAACCAAGTCTTCTTGCTTAGAAGGAACGCGCATAGTTCACCTTTAGTGAGTTATCAATAACCTGTGTATTATGCAGAGAAGTGAATTTTTATGCAACATAAGACGAAGAAAGGCGAGTGATAGCCACCTCAAAATTGTAAAGTAGAATGTACTGCAAAAAAAATTTATTTACAGCGCGTGAATGTGATAATTTAAAGAAAGTAAAATATTTGTTAAATAAATGATAAGCTTAAATGATTATCACAAGGATGATGGTGTACTTAACACTTTGCTATATTTATTGAAATTATTTATCAAAAGGGTGTCCACTATCTCATTAACAGATAAGCAATTTGTTTAGAATAACCAAAGTATTATTTTTCACTGAAAATGCCTTATTATGCAATATTGCTGTTAAATAATTGTTTTTTTAAAGGTGAATTGCGTAATAGTGAGTATCTCGAAGGCGTTCCACTATCTCGTAAACTAAGGAGTATCAGAATGAAAGTAGCAGTTCTCGGTGCAGCAGGTGGTATTGGTCAGGCACTGGCACTTCTTCTTAAAAATCAGCTTCCAGCTGGTAGTGAACTCTCTTTATATGATATCGCTCCCGTCACACCGGGTGTCGCAGCTGACTTAAGCCATATCCCGACTCAAGTTATTGTAAAAGGTTTTGCGGGTGAAGATCCTTCTCCTGCGCTAAAAGGCGCTGATGTTGTTCTAATTTCTGCGGGCGTTGCTCGTAA
Protein-coding sequences here:
- the argR gene encoding transcriptional regulator ArgR, which encodes MRVPSKQEDLVKAFKALLKEEKFSSQGEIVTALQEAGFDNINQSKISRMLTKFGAVRTRNAKMEMVYCLPTELGVPTASSPLKNLVLDIDHNHSVVVIRTSPGAAQLIARLLDSLGKAEGILGSIAGDDTIFSTPAPGFSTEELRDAILNLFDQEL